A window of Castanea sativa cultivar Marrone di Chiusa Pesio chromosome 1, ASM4071231v1 contains these coding sequences:
- the LOC142622873 gene encoding putative folate-biopterin transporter 2, translating to MMKEENLEEASGDTVEEHESERGFCGCCCIPIHWFKMLATEMHWSFVLGVVVVYGISQGLGGALGRVGTEYYMKDVQKVQPSEAQVYGGITSIPWLVKPIWGLLTDVLPIFGYRRRPYFIFAGFLGVISMLLLSLNEKLHLVLALMSLTAGSAGVAIADVTIDACVAQNSIHHPSLAADMQSLCALSASIGALVGYFMSGIFVHLIGPKGVFGLLTIPAGLVFLIGILLDEPSMPNFDYRQVNQRLIDAGKAMWTTMKCPDVWRPCLYMYISIAVSLDIHEGMFYWYTQDSKDGPAFSQETVGFIFSIGSVGSLLGAILYQNVLKDYPFRDLLFWTQLLFGLSGMLDLILVLRLNLKFGISDYFFIVIDESVFQMIGRLKWMPLLVLSAKLCPLGIEGTFFALLMSIDNVGLLSATWGGGFLLHVLKVTRTNFDSLWLVILIRNLLRVSPLCLLYLVPRGDPNSSFLPADFLVTKEGTEPQATENIELVSLINDVDGK from the exons atgatgaaggaagaaaatcTTGAAGAAGCCTCTGGTGATACTGTGGAGGAACATGAGTCCGAAAGGGGATTTTGTGGTTGTTGCTGCATTCCGATCCATTGGTTTAAAATGCTTGCCACTGAAATGCATTGGAGTTTTGTACTTGGGGTGGTGGTTGTTTATGGAATAAGTCAAGGATTGGGTGGAGCTCTTGGTCGTGTAGGCACAGAGTATTACATGAAGGATGTTCAGAAGGTGCAGCCTTCTGAAGCTCAAGTTTATGGAGGAATTACTTCCATTCCCTGGCTTGTCAAGCCTATCTGGGGCCTTCTTACAGATGTTCTCCCAATTTTTGGGTATCGAAGACGGCCTTATTTCATTTTTGCTG GTTTTCTTGGTGTGATCTCCATGCTCTTGTTATCATTGAATGAAAAGCTTCATCTCGTGTTGGCCCTAATGTCATTGACAGCAGGAAGTGCTGGGGTAGCAATAGCAGATGTGACCATAGATGCCTGTGTGGCACAGAACAGTATACATCATCCTTCTCTTGCAGCTGATATGCAAAGCTTGTGTGCCTTGAGTGCCTCTATTGGAGCACTAGTAGGATACTTCATGAGCGGTATCTTTGTTCACCTCATAGGCCCTAAG GGGGTATTTGGTTTGTTGACAATCCCAGCTGGACTTGTATTTTTAATTGGAATTCTGCTTGATGAGCCTTCTATGCCCAACTTTGATTACAGACAG GTAAACCAGAGGCTTATTGATGCTGGCAAGGCTATGTGGACAACAATGAAATGCCCCGACGTTTGGAGACCATGTTTATATATGTACATTTCTATTGCAGTGAGCTTGGATATCCATGAGGGAATGTTCTATTGGTACACACAAGACTCAAAGGATGGTCCCGCTTTCTCCCAG GAAACTGTTGGTTTTATATTCTCCATTGGTTCAGTTGGCTCTCTTTTGGGGGCAATCCTTTACCAGAATGTTCTGAAGGATTACCCATTCCGAGACTTGCTCTTCTGGACTCAGTTACTTTTTGGTTTATCGGGAATGCTGGATTTGATCTTGGTGTTGCgattgaatttgaaatttggcaTATCAGATTATTTTTTCATAGTGATTGATGAAAGTGTATTTCAAATGATTGGAAGGCTCAAATGGATGCCTCTTCTTGTACTCAGTGCAAAGCTTTGCCCCTTAGGTATCGAAGGAACCTTTTTTGCTCTGCTTATGTCAATTGACAACGTTGGACTTCTCTCAGCAACATGGGGAGGAGGCTTTCTCCTCCATGTATTGAAGGTTACCCGGACCAACTTTGATAGTCTATGGTTGGTCATATTGATTCGGAACCTATTGAGAGTCAGTCCACTTTGTCTGTTATATTTGGTACCCAGAGGTGATCCTAACTCTTCATTTCTTCCTGCTGACTTCTTGGTAACGAAAGAGGGGACTGAACCTCAAGCAACTGAGAATATTGAATTGGTTTCCCTCATAAATGACGTCGATGGTAAATAG
- the LOC142622512 gene encoding L-type lectin-domain containing receptor kinase IX.2-like: MSLTRLRHCFIGLFISSSFLPSFANPLSFKITDFSHYNDSKITYKGDVAASDGAIKFNSDDSDSSNGIIVYAESMHLWDCPTRSQANFGTNFSFTIDNVDASASLSFFLAPAPPVYPLNLTARGDIVVVEFEINPNSGIAIKINGKTACSEDCALRDAYLTGHVSISYNAKTKNLDAFWKYEKNSSSGRSYLSSSNFIDLKETLPKWVTIGFFAASSSKHKWHTSIHSWEFHSNLESMALCYNKKRTIVVVSVAVCFLILMLVVGVISWLLVGAKRKRYKNDSHGGDTDSVSSINTDLERGALPKKFSYLDLFAATQGFADDRRLGQGGSGLVYGGTLGDLDRPVAVKRIFTESQHSQCLFINEVKIISRLIHRNLVQFIGWCHERGEFLLVYEHMSNGSLDNHLFGDGEILPWNSRYKIALGLASALHYLHEEAENCVLHRDIKSANILLDADFSTKLGDFGVAKLVDPRLRTQSTGVVGTCGYLAPEYANEGKASKASDVFSFGVVALEIACGRRTYQDGEFHVSLVRWIWQLYLAGDILNAADERLGMNFNRDEMKRLLIVGLWCTNPNYKERPKTGQVIKVLLLESPLPELSHDMHDPLLQPIPPPQGHSFQPSMTSSLNYGGR, encoded by the coding sequence ATGTCTCTAACCAGACTTCGTCACTGTTTCATTGGTCTCTTCATTTCCTCTTCCTTTCTACCTTCCTTTGCTAATCCACTTTCCTTCAAGATAACTGATTTTAGTCATTACAATGATTCAAAAATTACCTATAAAGGTGATGTTGCCGCTTCCGACGGAGCAATTAAATTCAACTCAGATGATTCTGATTCATCAAACGGAATTATTGTCTATGCAGAGAGCATGCACCTTTGGGACTGCCCAACAAGGTCTCAGGCAAACTTCGGCACTAATTTCTCTTTCACCATTGACAATGTTGATGCCAGTGCCAGCCTTTCCTTTTTCCTGGCTCCTGCTCCCCCGGTATATCCACTCAACTTGACTGCACGTGGAGATATCGTGGTGGTTGAGTTCGAAATTAATCCAAATTCAGGCATTGCGATTAAAATCAATGGAAAGACAGCCTGTTCAGAAGACTGTGCACTTAGGGATGCTTACTTGACTGGACATGTTTCGATTAGTTACAATGCTAAAACCAAGAACCTTGATGCGTTCTGGAAATACGAGAAAAACTCCTCTAGTGGGAGGTCTTATCTTTCTAGCAGCAATTTTATTGATCTAAAAGAAACTCTTCCCAAATGGGTTACAATTGGTTTCTTTGCTGCCAGCAGCTCAAAGCATAAGTGGCATACTTCAATTCATTCATGGGAATTTCACTCAAATCTTGAGTCCATGGCGCTATGCTACAATAAAAAGAGGACAATTGTGGTCGTGTCTGTTGCAGTGTGTTTCTTGATTTTGATGCTTGTAGTGGGCGTCATCAGTTGGTTATTAGTAGGTGCGAAGAGGAAGAGATATAAGAATGATAGCCATGGAGGTGACACAGATTCTGTCTCCTCCATAAATACAGATCTTGAGAGAGGAGCGTTGCctaaaaaattttcttacttGGACTTATTTGCAGCCACACAGGGTTTTGCAGATGATAGAAGGCTAGGTCAAGGAGGTTCTGGCCTAGTCTACGGAGGAACCTTGGGTGACTTAGACCGCCCTGTTGCTGTCAAGAGAATCTTCACGGAATCACAACACTCTCAGTGTCTATTCATCAACGAAGTAAAGATAATAAGCCGTTTAATACATCGAAACCTGGTACAGTTCATTGGGTGGTGTCATGAGCGAGGTGAATTCTTACTTGTTTATGAGCACATGTCAAATGGAAGCCTTGACAATCATCTCTTTGGCGATGGAGAAATCTTGCCATGGAATTCGAGATACAAGATTGCTTTAGGCTTGGCCTCGGCCCTTCATTATCTCCATGAAGAAGCAGAGAACTGTGTACTTCATAGAGACATCAAGTCAGCTAATATATTACTAGACGCAGATTTCAGTACTAAACTTGGTGATTTTGGGGTTGCTAAGTTGGTAGATCCTCGGTTGAGGACTCAAAGTACTGGTGTTGTAGGGACTTGTGGCTACTTGGCCCCAGAATATGCTAATGAAGGGAAGGCGAGTAAAGCTTCAGACGTATTTAGTTTTGGTGTAGTGGCTCTGGAAATTGCATGCGGGAGGAGGACTTACCAAGATGGGGAATTTCATGTATCACTGGTGAGGTGGATTTGGCAGCTCTACCTTGCAGGAGATATTCTAAATGCAGCTGATGAGAGATTGGGCATGAATTTTAACAGGGATGAAATGAAACGCTTATTAATTGTGGGATTGTGGTGTACTAATCCAAACTACAAGGAAAGGCCAAAGACAGGACAAGTAATTAAGGTTCTTCTGCTTGAATCACCACTGCCAGAGCTTTCACATGACATGCATGATCCCCTGCTGCAGCCAATCCCTCCACCCCAAGGTCATTCCTTTCAACCATCAATGACCTCAAGCCTCAACTATGGGGGTCGGTAA